From the genome of Hymenobacter sp. PAMC 26628, one region includes:
- a CDS encoding NmrA family NAD(P)-binding protein — translation MKITLTGALGHISRPLAQHLLAQGHTVTIISSNAERKEIEALGGIAAIGSITDADFLARAFAEADAVYAMVPLDFTVPDIRAHSQNIGRAYAQAVRTSGVKRVVHLSSWGAHLAEGTGPIIGSYEVESSLNELPQVSVTHLRPGYFFQNLYRFIDLIKNAGFIGANYGGEDRIVFTSTKDIAKVAAEELTATGSEKIRYLASDDITASAAAQIMGAGIGKPALQWVTFTDEQAFAAFQEAGMPVMIAHLFVELGAAIHSGAIREDYDLHRPIAGETKLRDFAREFAAVFGEKVV, via the coding sequence ATGAAAATCACTCTGACCGGAGCATTAGGTCACATCAGCCGGCCGCTTGCCCAACACTTGCTTGCGCAAGGGCACACGGTCACTATTATTAGCAGCAATGCCGAAAGAAAGGAGATTGAAGCCTTAGGCGGCATTGCGGCAATTGGGTCGATAACCGATGCCGATTTTTTGGCCAGGGCCTTCGCCGAAGCAGATGCCGTTTACGCGATGGTTCCGCTGGATTTTACAGTGCCTGACATTCGGGCGCACAGCCAGAACATTGGGCGGGCTTACGCCCAGGCCGTCCGCACGTCTGGGGTTAAGCGCGTAGTCCACCTAAGCAGCTGGGGCGCTCATCTGGCTGAGGGTACAGGACCTATTATTGGCTCGTATGAGGTAGAAAGCAGCTTAAATGAACTACCTCAGGTAAGCGTTACGCACTTACGTCCGGGCTACTTCTTTCAGAACCTGTATAGATTTATCGACCTGATTAAAAACGCCGGGTTTATCGGCGCTAATTATGGTGGGGAGGATAGAATCGTCTTTACGTCAACAAAAGATATTGCGAAGGTTGCGGCGGAAGAGCTGACGGCCACGGGAAGCGAAAAAATACGCTATCTGGCCAGCGATGATATAACGGCCAGCGCAGCAGCGCAGATTATGGGGGCTGGCATCGGGAAGCCGGCTTTGCAGTGGGTCACTTTCACGGACGAGCAAGCCTTCGCGGCCTTCCAAGAGGCCGGTATGCCAGTAATGATTGCGCACCTGTTCGTCGAGCTTGGGGCGGCCATTCACAGTGGTGCTATCCGCGAAGACTACGATTTGCATCGGCCCATAGCCGGCGAAACTAAGCTTCGGGACTTCGCCCGAGAATTTGCAGCAGTATTTGGAGAGAAGGTCGTTTAA
- a CDS encoding NADP-dependent oxidoreductase has product MAEFMETIPGPVSGKAVTYEGLGGAEIIHVVERTVRPPAFGEVRISVKAAGVNPADEVMRKIENSAVRFPAVPGFDAAGVIESVGPGVSRLRVGEEVMATLMPYRPDGGTQAAFIVVPAASVVPIPTGTTFAQAAGLPMNGLTALRALELTELKAGQVLAVTGGAGVLAHYTIAAAKKRGLTVVADAKPAESDLVRSYGADAVVERGDGFAEAIRQEFPQGVDALIDTAVLGASSFPAIRDGGVYIAVRPFAELPPERGIQTKLVWVPDVVENTEGLHLLRTLVESGEIKLRVAGEYAPEQVAAAQQALAAGGLRGRPVIVFA; this is encoded by the coding sequence ATGGCAGAGTTCATGGAAACAATTCCCGGCCCGGTGTCCGGTAAAGCGGTGACCTACGAAGGGCTGGGGGGGGCGGAAATTATCCACGTGGTGGAGCGCACCGTGCGGCCACCGGCCTTCGGCGAAGTGCGCATCAGCGTGAAAGCGGCCGGGGTCAATCCGGCTGACGAAGTGATGCGCAAGATTGAAAATAGCGCGGTACGTTTCCCGGCTGTTCCCGGCTTTGATGCAGCCGGCGTGATTGAGTCGGTCGGGCCGGGGGTGTCCCGGCTGCGGGTTGGGGAGGAGGTCATGGCGACCCTGATGCCGTACCGGCCCGATGGCGGCACCCAGGCCGCCTTTATCGTCGTGCCGGCCGCCTCCGTCGTGCCGATACCGACGGGAACAACTTTCGCGCAGGCGGCCGGCCTCCCCATGAATGGCCTGACGGCCCTGCGGGCTTTGGAGCTGACGGAACTCAAAGCCGGCCAGGTGCTGGCGGTGACCGGCGGCGCGGGCGTGCTGGCGCACTACACCATTGCGGCCGCTAAAAAAAGGGGGCTAACCGTTGTCGCCGATGCCAAACCAGCAGAAAGCGACCTGGTCCGCAGCTACGGGGCTGACGCAGTGGTAGAACGCGGAGATGGCTTCGCCGAGGCTATCCGCCAGGAGTTCCCGCAGGGCGTTGATGCGCTAATTGACACGGCCGTACTGGGGGCGAGCAGTTTTCCGGCCATTCGCGACGGGGGCGTGTATATAGCCGTGCGCCCTTTTGCTGAGCTGCCACCAGAGCGGGGGATTCAAACCAAGCTGGTATGGGTGCCCGATGTGGTGGAAAACACGGAAGGTCTCCACCTGTTGCGAACCCTGGTTGAAAGCGGGGAAATAAAGCTCCGGGTTGCCGGAGAGTACGCGCCGGAGCAGGTTGCCGCTGCCCAGCAGGCGCTGGCCGCGGGCGGATTGCGTGGCCGTCCGGTGATTGTATTTGCCTAG